A segment of the Bacteriovorax sp. PP10 genome:
GAAAGATATCGCAGAGATGTCACTTTTAATTTGTGGGTATTTTTACGATTCACTAAATAAGAAGATTATCGATGTGAGATATTACGAAGATGTTGGCAGGATTGCTTATTCAAAGCTGAACTCATTTTGTCCGAATGCTTATGATGTTCCATCGTTTTATCACAAGATGGCCTCTCATTTTTCAGATGTTACTTTGCTGATGAGTTTAGTGTCTAAGAAATATTCTGCTGATAGTGATCCGGCAATGCCGTGGTTGATTTTAAAAGACAGGAAAGTCTCGTAAGACTTTCCTGTAATGACTTTAATTAGTTTGATCGACCTACAACAACAGTATTCCATTTTTTAGACAGAACAGTCTTGATGTTCTTTTGGAAAACAGAGTAGCTTAGGTTTTCAATTTCTTTGTTTCCTTCGTGGTAGTAGTTCAGACCTTGGGCCTGAAGGACTGGTACAGAGTAAACACTTGCGAAATCTTCGTTAGTTTGAACATTGATCAGGTTTTGTCCTTTGATCATATTTTTAATTCTATCGAAGTCTTCTTCTGGTAATCCTTCTTTTTTAATTCTTTCAATGATGTCCTTAATGGCAGCGATCGCTGGATTTACTTTATCAAATCCTGAGGCCATGTAGATCCCGAAGTATCCACCTTCAATGGCAGCGAAGTGAACTGGCTGAGCTGAGTAACATAGACCTTGGCGGTCACGTACTTCAACAAAGAGTTCTGACGACTGTCCTGAAAGGTGAGTCGTTAACATCTTTAAGTAAAGGTTCTCTGGTGTTCCCATTTTTCCACACGGAATTCCGTAGAAGATCTGAGTTTGTTCACGGTCGAACTTAATGAATCTCTCTACACCAACAGTTGATGTATATTTTTTGAAGTTTAGCTTTTGCGATTTTCTTGTTGGAAGTTTATCAAAAAGAACTTTTAGAGTTCCCAAGACTTCAGGAAGATCAGCATCACCACAATAAGTAAGAACGATTTCTTTCGTTTTCAGGTTCTTCTTATGAGTATCAATAAGAGATTTCTGAGTAATCGCTTTTAAAGTCTTCTCTGTTCCAATTGGGCTTAGAGCGTATGGGTGAGTCCCGAAGAATAATCTTTGAACTTCTTTAAAGCATTGCTTAACAGGATCTTCTTTTTGATTAACAAGAGCTCTTTGAGCAAGTTGTTTTTCATGAGTTAAGAATTTTGCTGGCATGTCTGGAGAAGTGAAAGCTCCTTCGAAGTGTGGGAATAGATCCTGGAAGTTGTCACTTAATCCGTGCATTAAAAGACCATAAGCATTTTTTCCAGAGAATCCAGAGATGCTTGATGATTTTTCTTCAAGGGCCTTTTTGATTTTATCGTAGCTAATTTTATTGTGACCTTTTGTAAGCATTGAGCTTAGTAAATGGTAAGCACCGTTATTTTTAGCTGTTTCTTCAGTAATACCACCGCGAAGGTAGGCCTGAAGAACGAAAGTCGGAGTCATTTTATTCTGACGATAAATTAACGAAACACCTGGCTTAATTGTAATTAATTGAACCTGCTGATCGTATTTAGATTTTTCAATCTTGTGCTTAGTTTTTGATTCACCAGTCAGATTTGTTTTTAGAGCTTTCATTTTCTTTTGGAAAGCTTCTAGTTCCTTCTTCGCTTTTTTAGCATCAGCTTCTTTTGGTAGCTGCATGCTGATGTGAACGTCTTTAGAGAAAATTTTCTTTAAAGATTGGTTAACAGCATTTGAAGAAGTTCCTTTGATTCTTTCGATGAATTCTTCTTCACACTTGATGTCACCGTTTTGAGCGTAGCTGTGACCTAGTGAGAATGCGAAAGACTCAATAGACTCCATTTCGTAAATTTTAGACGAAAGGTACTGGTTTTTAATTTTAGCGATTTCTTCTGAGCTCAATCCATTCTCGATTGCTTCAGTAATTGTAACTAAGAACTTTTTAAGAAGTTCTGTCATGTTTTTGTGAGGGAATACTAAGCGGATAAAGTGAGCTCCACCTTTTGCCATAAACATTGTTGATGCTGAGGCCACGTTTGCCAGAGATTTATCCAGAACAAGTGAATCATATAACCTTGAAGTTTCACCGAAGCCAAGACAGTTGATTGCAAGATCTTCACTAGCAGCTTCTTTTTCAGAATAAGTAGGAGACTTGATAACCATAGTTAAAGTGGCCATCCCAACTTCTTTTTGGTGAACGTCTACAGTTGCAGATTTTTTTAGTTCGAAATCTGGAAATGTACTTTCAGGCCCTGATGGAAGTTTGTAGCCTTCAATTGTATTAACAATTGGAGTTTTATCAGTTAAATCACCAGCAACGATTAAAAGTGCATTTGAAAGGTTGTAGAAATTTTTTCTGAAGAAATGGAGTTGTTCGCGCGTGAAGTTTTTAATTGTGTCTTCGCGACCTAGGATCTGGTGAGCGTAAGCTCCGCTGAAAGCTGAGTTTTGAAGTTTAGCAAAAGCGAACTGGCTCGGGCTATCAATAGATCTTCTGTACTCTTCGAAAACTACATTTCGCTCAGGAATTAGATCTTCTTGTTTAAAAAGTGGATTTGAAACCATGTCTAAAAGAATGTTGATTGAATCAGCAAGCTTTATGTTTGGAGTGTTGATGTAGTAACAAGTGTAATCAAATGATGTGAATGCATTAATTTCACCACCAAAAGTTTCTACTTCGTGAGCGATTTTTGCTCCCGGTCTTGTTTCTGTTCCCTTAAAGAACATGTGTTCTAAAAAGTGAGCAATACCTTCGTGATCTTTTTTCTCAAGAGCACTACCTGCGCGAAACCAAATTTGTACAGTTCCGGCCGTTGAGCCTGGAGAATGAACAAAAAGAGTTTTT
Coding sequences within it:
- a CDS encoding M16 family metallopeptidase; translation: MQYEMSTLQNKLKTLFVHSPGSTAGTVQIWFRAGSALEKKDHEGIAHFLEHMFFKGTETRPGAKIAHEVETFGGEINAFTSFDYTCYYINTPNIKLADSINILLDMVSNPLFKQEDLIPERNVVFEEYRRSIDSPSQFAFAKLQNSAFSGAYAHQILGREDTIKNFTREQLHFFRKNFYNLSNALLIVAGDLTDKTPIVNTIEGYKLPSGPESTFPDFELKKSATVDVHQKEVGMATLTMVIKSPTYSEKEAASEDLAINCLGFGETSRLYDSLVLDKSLANVASASTMFMAKGGAHFIRLVFPHKNMTELLKKFLVTITEAIENGLSSEEIAKIKNQYLSSKIYEMESIESFAFSLGHSYAQNGDIKCEEEFIERIKGTSSNAVNQSLKKIFSKDVHISMQLPKEADAKKAKKELEAFQKKMKALKTNLTGESKTKHKIEKSKYDQQVQLITIKPGVSLIYRQNKMTPTFVLQAYLRGGITEETAKNNGAYHLLSSMLTKGHNKISYDKIKKALEEKSSSISGFSGKNAYGLLMHGLSDNFQDLFPHFEGAFTSPDMPAKFLTHEKQLAQRALVNQKEDPVKQCFKEVQRLFFGTHPYALSPIGTEKTLKAITQKSLIDTHKKNLKTKEIVLTYCGDADLPEVLGTLKVLFDKLPTRKSQKLNFKKYTSTVGVERFIKFDREQTQIFYGIPCGKMGTPENLYLKMLTTHLSGQSSELFVEVRDRQGLCYSAQPVHFAAIEGGYFGIYMASGFDKVNPAIAAIKDIIERIKKEGLPEEDFDRIKNMIKGQNLINVQTNEDFASVYSVPVLQAQGLNYYHEGNKEIENLSYSVFQKNIKTVLSKKWNTVVVGRSN